The Deltaproteobacteria bacterium genome includes a window with the following:
- a CDS encoding ATP-binding protein, with product MFEILALQKRRWVLCIDEFPYLAAVDPTVPSQLQKWLDHSLPRGCLLILAGSSTRMMHDLFLHRAAPLYGRAAKLMHVSPMSYSAFCQACGQKAAGLESFEKFSCVGGIPKYWEFVERGQDVVALAEALYFDFAPFMEQEPQRILRDEGITGINAAAVLEAIGRGAERPSEIASRLGTAQTNLSRLLQQLLDLSILVRELPFGESVRSTKRSFYRIHDPTMRFWFRVFSPHQSRWRTYDQALKHKLIHDHAATVFEDFCRTRFLGAQR from the coding sequence TTGTTTGAAATCTTAGCTTTGCAGAAGCGCCGCTGGGTGCTCTGCATTGACGAGTTTCCTTACCTTGCGGCGGTCGATCCGACGGTGCCAAGCCAACTACAGAAATGGCTGGACCATTCGCTGCCGCGCGGCTGCTTGCTGATACTAGCAGGCTCCAGCACGCGCATGATGCACGATCTATTTCTCCATCGTGCGGCGCCGCTCTATGGCCGGGCCGCGAAGCTGATGCATGTTTCGCCGATGAGCTACTCAGCTTTCTGCCAGGCTTGCGGCCAGAAGGCGGCGGGTTTGGAGTCCTTCGAAAAATTTTCCTGTGTGGGCGGGATTCCGAAGTACTGGGAATTTGTCGAGCGGGGCCAAGACGTTGTCGCCCTCGCGGAAGCGCTTTACTTCGACTTTGCCCCGTTTATGGAACAAGAACCGCAGCGAATCCTGCGCGATGAGGGAATCACTGGGATCAATGCCGCCGCCGTGCTTGAAGCCATCGGAAGAGGCGCGGAGCGGCCGTCGGAGATTGCCTCTCGTCTGGGCACGGCACAAACCAATCTTTCACGCTTGCTGCAACAGTTGTTGGATCTTTCGATCTTGGTGCGCGAGCTGCCGTTCGGCGAAAGCGTGCGTTCTACGAAAAGAAGTTTCTACCGCATTCACGATCCGACGATGCGTTTCTGGTTTCGCGTCTTTTCACCGCACCAGAGCCGATGGCGGACGTATGACCAGGCGCTCAAGCACAAACTCATTCATGACCACGCCGCGACGGTATTTGAAGACTTTTGCCGAACGCGT